The Burkholderia ambifaria AMMD genome contains the following window.
GGATCTCGCGCTGGCGCCGCGTGTACCCTTGCCAGTCGTCGTCGTGCGTGTGCAGCGCTTGCAGCAGCGCCTGCGCACCCTGCTGCACGTCGTTGTCCGGATAGTAGTAGCCGAGATCGGGCGCGAGGCTCGCGTTGTGCACGAGCGGATAGCCCTGCCAGCACACGTCGAAATAGAAGTAGTTGAGCGGGTTCGACCATTGATGCGACACGACGATGTCGGTCAGGTCGGCCAGGAACAGCGGCGTGTCGAAGCGCCCGACGAAGCTCGCCTTGCCCGCGCGCACGATGTCCAGATAGTTCATCAGCATCACGAATTCGGGGCTGTCGTGCGCGAGACGATCGGCGTTCGTCACGTGCGTGAAGCAGATCGCATCGGGGTCACTGCGATACGCTTCGTCGATGATCAGCATCGGGTACACGCAGAACTTCACGACGTTGTGGTTCGGCTCCATCACCGTGAGCCGCTTGCCCGGCTCGCTGCGCGGCCGGTATTCGCCGTGCTCGGGCAGCGATGCCGCACGCGCGCTCAGGAACATCGGATCCCATACGAACGGCACGACGCGCCCCGGGCAGCGACGCAGCGACTGCAGGAACGGCAGCGACGACGGCGCGATCTGCGGAATCGCCCACACCTCGTCGTAGCCGCGGTTGATGAAGAGCGAATCCCACAACCGGCGACCGAACAGCATCGACTCCATCGCGTTGATGTACTCGACGCCGCAGCAATAGCTGACGATCTTCGCGCCGCGCGCCTTCAGGTAGTCCGTCTGCGCGGCGTCGATCTGGCCGCCGAGCTCGATCACCACGTCGAGCGCATCCTTCATGTCGGCGAATGCGCGCGTGTCGAACACGGTGTGATCCCACGGCAGCGCGTCGGTGAGCGGCACGTCGGTCGTGTTGACCAGCGTCACGCGATAGCCATGCGGCGACGCCATCAACAGCTTCGCGAGAAACAGCGCGTTCTGCTTGATGCCATTGATCCACAGGCTTTCGTCGGGGGCGCGCAGACCGATCGTGATACCGATGCGCAGGCCGTTCAGGACAGGAGACGTCATCGTCGGCGGGACGGGAAATTGAATGGACACGATGTGGCGCGCATGGCGGCGCACCCCGGGAACAACGGGTCATTCTAGCGGACTGTCGACCGCAGGACTGTCATGGATGGTCAGCGATGGACGGGTTACGGCGCGCCCTTTGCCGAGCTGTCACATCTCCCATCGTCCGGCTTCGATTGCCGCCTCCATCATCCGGATGGTCAGCGGACGCTCCAGGATTTTGTCCCTGGCGCCGCTGCTGAACGGCGACTTGAACACTTCCACCAGAAATCGACCGAAACCCAATTTTCTGGAGGGGTAGTAATAATCCACATCGAAAGCAGAAATATCGACACCGAACGATTCCGAAAATCTCCGCATCAATCTCAACATGGCTCTGTCGGAAAGCTCAAGATCAATGCAGAGATCCGTTTCCGGGGTAATTTCAAGCTCACCCCACAACGGCGAATCAGCCTCCTCCCGCACCATCTCGATCAGACGAGCGTCCATCAAAAACGATCCTCCGGCTTGACCAGGCGATTGTACGCGACTGCAGAGCGATACATTATGATCGATACGTCGGCAGCTGTAATGATCCATCCGGCCACCGGCACCGCCCGTCCGACAAATACGCCGAGCTCCCTGGTAAATTTCACCTTGAGAAGCACGAGACTCTTGAATGAAGTTACCGTTGGAAGAATTTTGTGCTTGATTTCATAGGGGAGCAACCTCCGTGAAACCCTTGATGCGACCGATGTCCCCTTAACCGCTCCGTGGAATTTTCCTCGGGTAGGCACAAACCTTTGCCCCAATAAAATCATTGCGATCCCGACAGCATCATCGATGCCCAATTCATCACAGGCGACGTCGATCACGATCAGGCAAAACAATTCCGGCGGCGTCAGATCTCCGTGGCCCCCGTAATCATATTTGTTCGCCATTTTTATTTTCTCTCCACTCGCTCTTTTGATCATTGCGCAATGCACCGGACTGCGCATCCCGATCGTCACGGTAGCGCTGCCCATCGAGCGTGAGCAGAAAGATGCGGTGGCTTCGCTCATCCAGCGTGACATCCGGAAAGCGATCGCTGTCATTCCGTGCCTTGCTCCACGGGGGATCAGGCGAATTCGCGTTGCCGATGAAGCGGAGGAGAAGCCGTTTTCGATCTGTTAACGAGTGTTGCAACAGCCGAATCGACGAGAAACGGCGCATGTTGCGCCGCTGATCAACGGCCGGGATCGGTTGATGGCCCAGAAACCATGAAAACGTTGCACGCGCATCTTTTATTTTTTGTATGCGATCGAGGATTCGCGAGCGGACGCCCGCGCTATCCGTGAGGGCCGGCAAGGGCCCTCACGCACACTCCGATCAGTCTTCCGCCATCACCAGCAACTGCGCGCCATCCGCGACCTGATCGCCGACGCCGTACAGCACTTCCGCGACGACGCCCGCGCCCGGCGCGCCGATCGTGTGCTCCATCTTCATCGCTTCCATCACGATCAGCGGTGTGCCGGCCTCGACCTTCTGGCCCGGCTCGACCAGCACCGCGATCACCTTGCCGGGCATCGGCGCGGTCAGGCGGCCGCCACCATGCTCGGCATCGCCCGCGTGCGCGAGCACGTTGCGCCATTCGAACGTCTCGGCGACACCCTGCGTGAACACGTGGAAACTGTCGCCGTCCGCATACACGCGGCCGCTGCTGCGCACGCCGTCGAGCGTCACGTCGAAGTCGAGCGGCGTCGCGCCGCGCGTCCATGCAAACGGCTGCGCGGCCGCGTCGCCGGTGGCGAGGCTCGCGTGGCCGCCATTGTCATCGTAGGTGACCGTCACGTCCGCTTCGCGATCGGGCGCATGCCATTCGAGCGTGCGGCGATAGCCGCCGTTCAGCCGCCAGTCCGGCAGCGCATGCCACGGCGACACGCCCTGCTGCGCGGCCGCCCCCCGCTCGCGCGCGAGCAGCGCCGCGCAGGCCAGCGCTAGCGTCGCACGCGGCGACGGTTGCGGCGCGAACAGCGCATCGTGGTTGCGCTCGATCAGGCCCGTGTCGAGATTGGCGGTCGCGAACGGCTCGCTCGCGACGATCCGCTGCAGAAACGCGGCGTTCGTGTGCAGGCCGACCACTTCGCAAGCCCGCAGCGCGCGCAGCATCCTGCCGAGCGCTTCCGCGCGGTCCGCGCCGTGCACGATCAGCTTCGCGATCATCGGATCGTAGAACGGCGTGATCGCGTCGCCTTCGCGCACGCCGCTGTCGACGCGCACCGGCGCGCCGATCGCGAACTCGATGCCTTCCGGCAGCCGCAGATGCTTCAGTGTGCCGGTGGATGGCAGGAAGCCGCGCGCCGGGTTCTCCGCGTAGAGCCGTGCCTCGATCGCATGGCCGTGCACGCGCAGTTGGTCCTGCGTCAGCGGCAGCGGCTCGCCCGCTGCGACGCGCAGTTGCCACTCGACGAGATCGAGCCCGGTGACCATCTCGGTGACCGGATGCTCGACCTGCAGGCGCGTGTTCATTTCCATGAAGTAGAACGCGTCGGCCGTCATGATGAATTCGACGGTGCCCGCCCCGACGTAATGCACCGCGCGCGCGGCCGCGACGGCCGCTTCGCCCATCGCGCGACGCAGGTCGTCAGGCAGGCCCGGCGCCGGCGCTTCCTCGAGCACCTTCTGGTGACGGCGCTGCACCGAGCAGTCGCGATCGAACAGGTAGACGGTGTTGCCGTGCGTGTCGCCGAACACCTGCACTTCGACGTGACGCGGGCGCGTCAGGTATTTCTCGATCAGCACGCGGGCGTTGCCGAAGCTGCTCGCGGCCTCGCGCTGGCACGACGCGAGCGCCGCCCGGAAGTCCTCGGAGCGCTCGACCACGCGCATCCCCTTGCCGCCGCCGCCCGCGCTCGCCTTCAGCAGCACCGGGTAGCCGATCTCGTCGGCTTCGCGATGCAGGTTGGCCGTGTCCTGGTCGTCGCCGTGATAGCCGGGCACGAGCGGCACCGCGGCCGCGTGCATCAGCGCCTTCGCGGCCGCCTTCGAGCCCATCGCCGCGATCGCGTCGACCGGCGGTCCGATGAACACGATGCCGGCCGCTTCGCATGCGTGCGCGAAATCTTCGTTCTCCGACAGAAATCCATAGCCGGGGTGGATGGCCTGCGCGCCGGTCGCGCGCGCGGCCTCGATGATGCGCAAGCCGCGCAGGTAGCTGTCCGCGGCCGCCGCGCCGCCGATATGCACGGCTTCGTCGCATGCGGCGACGTGCTTCGCGTTCGCGTCCGCGTCGGAATAGACGGCGACGCTCGCGATCCCGAGACGTTTGCACGTCGCGGCGACGCGGCAGGCGATTTCGCCGCGGTTGGCGATCAGAATCTTGTCGAACATGGCTTCGGTGTCGTCCGGAAAGTTATTGGCACGCCGTCATTCACGCCACGAAGGCGTGCGCTTCTCGAGGAACGACGCGATCCCTTCGCGTGCTTCGGCGCCGGCGCGGGTGCGCGCAATCCAGTCGGCGGTCTGCTCGATCAGCGTCGCGTCGAGCGGCCGCCCGGCCACGTCGGCGACGAGCTGCTTGCACGCCCGCACCGCGTCGGGGCCGTTCGCGACGAGCGCCGCGGCCAGCTTCGCGACCGTTTCGTCGAGCGCGTCGGCCGGCACCGCGTCGTGAATGAAGCCGAGCGACGCGGCGCGCGCGCTGTCGAACACTTCGGCCGTCGTGAAGTAGCGGCGCGCCGCGCGCTCGCCCATCGCGCGCACGACGTACGGCGCGATCGTCGCGGGAATCAGCCCGAGCCGCGCTTCGGACAGGCAGAACTTCGCGCCATCGACGGCGATCGCGATGTCGGCCGCAGCCACCAGCCCCACGCCGCCCGCATAGGCGTCGCCGTGCACGCGCGCGATCACCGGCTTGCCGCAGCGATGGATCGCCTCGAGCATCCGCGCGAGCTTGCGCGCGTCGGCACGGTTCTCGTCGTCCGAGTAACCGGCCATCTTCTTCATCCAGTTCAGGTCCGCGCCCGCGCAGAACGCGGCGCCTTCCGCCGCGAGCACGATCGCGCGCACCCCCTCGTGCGCGTCGAGCCACTCGAACGCGGTGGTCAGCTCGGCGATCGTCGTCTCGTCGAACGCGTTGCGCACGGCCGGGCGCGCGAGCGTGACGGTCGCCACGCGGTCGGCCTCGTGTACCTTGATCGTTTCGTATCGCATCGGTCAGCCCTCCCGGCCGTTACATGCGGAACACGCCGAAGCGCGTGTCCTCGATCGGCGCGTTCATCGACGCGGCAAGGCCGAGCCCGAGCACGTCGCGCGTCTGCGCGGGGTCGATCACGCCGTCGTCCCACAGCCGCGCGCTCGCGTAGTACGGATGCCCCTGGCGCTCGTACTGGTCGCGGATCGGCTGCTTGAACGCATCCTCTTCCTCGGCCGACCACGCGCCGCCCTTCGCCTCGATGCCGTCGCGGCGCACGGTGGCGAGCACCGACGCGGCCTGCTCGCCGCCCATCACCGAAATCCGCGCGTTGGGCCACATCCACAGGAAGCGCGGGCCGAACGCGCGGCCGCACATCCCGTAGTTGCCCGCGCCGAATGAGCCGCCGATGATCACCGTGAACTTCGGCACCTTCGCGTTCGACACGGCCGTCACCATCTTCGCGCCGTGGCGCGCAATGCCTTCGTTCTCGTACTTGCGGCCGACCATGAAGCCCGTGATGTTCTGCAGGAACACGAGCGGGATCTTGCGCTGGCAGCACAGCTCGATGAAATGCGCGCCCTTCACGGCCGATTCGGAAAACAGGATGCCGTTGTTCGCGATGATCCCGACCGGATGGCCCCAGATATGCGCGAAGCCCGTGACGAGCGTCGTGCCGAAGCGCGCCTTGAATTCGTCGAACTCCGAATCATCGACGATGCGCGCGATCACCTCGCGCACGTCGAACGGCTTGCGCGTGTCGACCGGAATCACGCCGTACAGGCTCTTCGCGTCGTAGCGCGGCGGCTTCGGCTCGCGCAGCGCGAGCGGCGACGCGATCTTCGGCGCGAGATGACCGACGATGTTGCGCGCGATCGACAGCGCATGCGCGTCGTTCTGCGCGAGATGATCGACCACGCCCGACAGGCGCGTGTGTACGTCGCCGCCGCCGAGATCCTCGGCGCTCACTTCCTCGCCGGTCGCGGCCTTTACGAGCGGGGGGCCGCCGAGGAAAATCGTGCCCTGGTTCTTCACGATGATCGACTCGTCGCTCATCGCCGGCACGTACGCGCCGCCCGCCGTGCACGAGCCCATCACGACCGCGATCTGCGCGATCCCCGCGGCGGACATCGTCGCCTGGTTGAAGAAGATGCGGCCGAAGTGGTCGCGATCGGGAAACACGTCGTCCTGGTTCGGCAGATTCGCGCCGCCCGAGTCGACGAGGTACACGCACGGCAGCCGGTTTTCCGCGGCGATTTCCTGTGCGCGCACGTGCTTCTTCACGGTGATCGGGTAGTAGGTGCCCCCCTTGACCGTCGCGTCGTTGCACACGATCACGCACTCGCGGCCCGCGATCCGGCCGATGCCGGTGATCACGCCCGCGCCGGGCGCGTCGTCGTTGTACATGCCGTTCGCCGCGAGCTGCGAGAACTCGAGGAACGGTGCGCCGGGATCGAGCAGTTGCGCGATCCGGTCGCGCGGCAGCAGCTTGCCGCGTGACAGGTGCTTGTCGCGCGCGGCCTGGCCGCCGCCTTGCGCGAGCTGTTCGATCTTCGCGCGCAGGTCGGCGACGACCGCCTCCAGCGCCGCGGCGTTCGTGCGGAATTCTTCCGAACGCGGGTTCAGTTTCGATTCGATGATCGGCATCGACGGGGCTCCGTTCGCGTGACGTGGGGCGTTACATCGTTTCCGCGAACAGCTCGCGGCCGATCAGCATCCGGCGGATCTCGCTCGTGCCGGCGCCGATCTCGTACAGCTTCGCATCGCGCCACAGACGACCGACCGGGTATTCGTTGATATAGCCGTTGCCGCCGAGGATCTGGATCGCCTCGCCGGCCATCCACGTGGCCTTCTCGGCCGTATAGAGGATCACGCCCGCGCAGTCCTTGCGCACCTGGCGAATATGGTCGCTGCCCGCCGAGTCGAGATGGCGGCCGACCGCGTACAGGTAGGCGCGGCATGCCTGGAACGTCGTGTACATGTCGGCGACCTTGCCCTGGATCAGCTGGAACTCGCCGATCGACCGGCCGAACTGCTTGCGGTCGTGGATATACGGGACCACCGCGTCGAGACACGCGGCCATGATGCCCGTCGGGCCGCCCGACAGCACCGCGCGCTCGTAGTCGAGGCCGCTCATCAGCACCTTCACGCCGCCGTTGAGCTGGCCGAGGATGTTCTCCTCCGGCACCTCGACGTCCTGGAACACGAGCTCGCCCGTGTGGGACCCGCGCATGCCGAGCTTGTCGAGTTTCTGCGCGACCGAGAAGCCCTTCATCCCCTTCTCGACGATGAAGGCGGTGATGCCGCGCGGGCCGGCGTCGAGGTCCGTCTTCGCGTAGACGACGAGCGTGTCGCAATCGGGGCCGTTAGTGATCCACATCTTCGTGCCGTTGAGCACGTAGCGGTCGCCGCGTTTGTCGGCGCGCAGCTTCATGCTGACGACGTCGGAGCCCGCGTTCGGCTCGCTCATCGCGAGCGCGCCGATGTGTTCGCCCGA
Protein-coding sequences here:
- a CDS encoding carboxyl transferase domain-containing protein; protein product: MPIIESKLNPRSEEFRTNAAALEAVVADLRAKIEQLAQGGGQAARDKHLSRGKLLPRDRIAQLLDPGAPFLEFSQLAANGMYNDDAPGAGVITGIGRIAGRECVIVCNDATVKGGTYYPITVKKHVRAQEIAAENRLPCVYLVDSGGANLPNQDDVFPDRDHFGRIFFNQATMSAAGIAQIAVVMGSCTAGGAYVPAMSDESIIVKNQGTIFLGGPPLVKAATGEEVSAEDLGGGDVHTRLSGVVDHLAQNDAHALSIARNIVGHLAPKIASPLALREPKPPRYDAKSLYGVIPVDTRKPFDVREVIARIVDDSEFDEFKARFGTTLVTGFAHIWGHPVGIIANNGILFSESAVKGAHFIELCCQRKIPLVFLQNITGFMVGRKYENEGIARHGAKMVTAVSNAKVPKFTVIIGGSFGAGNYGMCGRAFGPRFLWMWPNARISVMGGEQAASVLATVRRDGIEAKGGAWSAEEEDAFKQPIRDQYERQGHPYYASARLWDDGVIDPAQTRDVLGLGLAASMNAPIEDTRFGVFRM
- a CDS encoding enoyl-CoA hydratase/isomerase family protein, producing the protein MRYETIKVHEADRVATVTLARPAVRNAFDETTIAELTTAFEWLDAHEGVRAIVLAAEGAAFCAGADLNWMKKMAGYSDDENRADARKLARMLEAIHRCGKPVIARVHGDAYAGGVGLVAAADIAIAVDGAKFCLSEARLGLIPATIAPYVVRAMGERAARRYFTTAEVFDSARAASLGFIHDAVPADALDETVAKLAAALVANGPDAVRACKQLVADVAGRPLDATLIEQTADWIARTRAGAEAREGIASFLEKRTPSWRE
- a CDS encoding acetyl/propionyl/methylcrotonyl-CoA carboxylase subunit alpha; protein product: MFDKILIANRGEIACRVAATCKRLGIASVAVYSDADANAKHVAACDEAVHIGGAAAADSYLRGLRIIEAARATGAQAIHPGYGFLSENEDFAHACEAAGIVFIGPPVDAIAAMGSKAAAKALMHAAAVPLVPGYHGDDQDTANLHREADEIGYPVLLKASAGGGGKGMRVVERSEDFRAALASCQREAASSFGNARVLIEKYLTRPRHVEVQVFGDTHGNTVYLFDRDCSVQRRHQKVLEEAPAPGLPDDLRRAMGEAAVAAARAVHYVGAGTVEFIMTADAFYFMEMNTRLQVEHPVTEMVTGLDLVEWQLRVAAGEPLPLTQDQLRVHGHAIEARLYAENPARGFLPSTGTLKHLRLPEGIEFAIGAPVRVDSGVREGDAITPFYDPMIAKLIVHGADRAEALGRMLRALRACEVVGLHTNAAFLQRIVASEPFATANLDTGLIERNHDALFAPQPSPRATLALACAALLARERGAAAQQGVSPWHALPDWRLNGGYRRTLEWHAPDREADVTVTYDDNGGHASLATGDAAAQPFAWTRGATPLDFDVTLDGVRSSGRVYADGDSFHVFTQGVAETFEWRNVLAHAGDAEHGGGRLTAPMPGKVIAVLVEPGQKVEAGTPLIVMEAMKMEHTIGAPGAGVVAEVLYGVGDQVADGAQLLVMAED
- a CDS encoding DUF2827 domain-containing protein, producing the protein MTSPVLNGLRIGITIGLRAPDESLWINGIKQNALFLAKLLMASPHGYRVTLVNTTDVPLTDALPWDHTVFDTRAFADMKDALDVVIELGGQIDAAQTDYLKARGAKIVSYCCGVEYINAMESMLFGRRLWDSLFINRGYDEVWAIPQIAPSSLPFLQSLRRCPGRVVPFVWDPMFLSARAASLPEHGEYRPRSEPGKRLTVMEPNHNVVKFCVYPMLIIDEAYRSDPDAICFTHVTNADRLAHDSPEFVMLMNYLDIVRAGKASFVGRFDTPLFLADLTDIVVSHQWSNPLNYFYFDVCWQGYPLVHNASLAPDLGYYYPDNDVQQGAQALLQALHTHDDDWQGYTRRQREILGRYTSANPALVGEYDALLANLIGAAAA
- a CDS encoding DUF1493 family protein, producing the protein MDARLIEMVREEADSPLWGELEITPETDLCIDLELSDRAMLRLMRRFSESFGVDISAFDVDYYYPSRKLGFGRFLVEVFKSPFSSGARDKILERPLTIRMMEAAIEAGRWEM
- a CDS encoding isovaleryl-CoA dehydrogenase codes for the protein MINLPGVQFMLGEDIEMLRDAVATFAAKEITPRAAEVDRTDQFPMDLWKKFGDLGVLGMTVAEEYGGANMGYTAHMVAMEEISRASASIGLSYGAHSNLCVNQIHRNGTDAQKQKYLPKLVSGEHIGALAMSEPNAGSDVVSMKLRADKRGDRYVLNGTKMWITNGPDCDTLVVYAKTDLDAGPRGITAFIVEKGMKGFSVAQKLDKLGMRGSHTGELVFQDVEVPEENILGQLNGGVKVLMSGLDYERAVLSGGPTGIMAACLDAVVPYIHDRKQFGRSIGEFQLIQGKVADMYTTFQACRAYLYAVGRHLDSAGSDHIRQVRKDCAGVILYTAEKATWMAGEAIQILGGNGYINEYPVGRLWRDAKLYEIGAGTSEIRRMLIGRELFAETM
- a CDS encoding STM2901 family protein is translated as MANKYDYGGHGDLTPPELFCLIVIDVACDELGIDDAVGIAMILLGQRFVPTRGKFHGAVKGTSVASRVSRRLLPYEIKHKILPTVTSFKSLVLLKVKFTRELGVFVGRAVPVAGWIITAADVSIIMYRSAVAYNRLVKPEDRF